The stretch of DNA GCAGAAGAAGCAGGCCGAAGCGCGCAAGCGGCAGAAGACCGTCGAGGTCAAGGAGATCAAGCTCCGTCCCGGCATCGACAAGCACGACTACGAAGTCAAGATGAAGGCCGTGCAGCGGTTCTTCGAGGAAGGCGACAAGGTCAAGGTGACCCTGCGCTTCCGCGGCCGCGAGATGGCGCACCAGGATCTGGGCCTGCGCCTGCTCGAGCGCGTCAAGTCGGAGACGCAGGAAATCGCCAAGGTGGAGAGCGAGCCGCAGCTCGAAGGCCGCCAGATGATCATGATCCTGGCGCCGCGCTAAGAGCGACGGACCTGCATCCGCGCTGCGTCACAGGGCGCGGTACGGATCACCGAACGCTCCGGGCGCGGGTTTCTCGAGAGAGCCCGCGCGGGGAGCATCGAAGGGCCGGGCATGTCCCGGCCCATCGCTTTTTTTCGGCCTATTTCAGCAGCACCACCTGCGCGTCGCCGGTCCGGCGCAGCACGTTCACCGTGACGTCGCTGCCGTGGCGGTGCAGCAGCAGGTCGACATGGCTGTCGCCGAGCTTCAGGTTGCGGATCAGCACGTCGTCGAGGAAGGACGGCAGGATTGGATCGCGGAAGCGGATCCGGTTGCGGTCGTGGCGCAGTTCGAGCCCGAGGCAGGCGGCCAGGAACGCGAAGGGTGCGGCCGCCGCCCAGGCCTGCGGGCTGCATGCCACCGGATAATTGGTCGGCCCGCGCTGCTTGCGCTGGATGAAGCCGCAGAACAGCTCCGGCAGCCGCCGACCCTCCTGATAGAGCGAGGCGCCGTGCTGGCCCTCGAACACCCGCGCGGCCTCCGCCTTCAGGCCGTAGCGGGCGAGCCCGAGCGCGACGAGCGCGTTGTCGTGCGGCCAGATCGAGCCGTTATGGTACGACATCGGGTTGTAGCGCGCCTCGCCGACCGCGATGGTCCGCACGCCCCAGCCGTTGAACCCGTCCTTCGACATCAGCACCGCGGCGACGCTCTCGGCCCGCTCCGGATAGGCGATGCCGGTGAAGAGCGCGTGGCCGGCATTCGAGGAGCGCACGGCGCAAGGCCGCTTCTCGCCGTCCAGCGCGATGGCGTAGGTGCCGATCTCGGGCAGCCAGAACTTCTCGTCGAAGGCCTTGCGCAGCCGCTCGGCCTCGCCCTTCAGGCGCTCGGACAGCGTCTCGTCGCCCAGCAGGGCGGCGAGCTTCGCGGCGCCCTTCTTGGCGGCATAGACGTAGCCCTGGACCTCGCAGAGCGCGATCGGGCCCTGCGCCATCCGGCCGTCGGCGTGGAAGATCGAGTCGTGGCTGTCCTTCCAGCCCTGGTTGGCCAGGCCCTTCTCGGTCTCGCGGGCGTACTCGACGAAGCCGTCCTTGTCCCGGTCGCCGTATTCGTCGATCCAGTTGAGCGCCGCCAGGAGGTTGGGCCAGATCGCCTTGATGGTCGCGAGGTCGCCGGTCTGCTCGTAATACTGGCCGGCCAGCATCACGAAGAGCGGCGTGGCATCGATGGTGCCGTAATAGAGCTTGAACGGCACCTCGCCGAGGATCGCCATCTCGCCGTTGCGGGTCTCGTGCAGGACCTTGCCGGGCTGGGCGTCGGCGGCGGGGTCGACCGTGGTGGCCTGCGTCGCCGCGAGGTGGCGCAGCACGCCCTTGGCGATCTCGGGGTCGATCCACAGCGTCATCATGGCGGTGATGATGCCGTCGCGG from Methylobacterium aquaticum encodes:
- the infC gene encoding translation initiation factor IF-3, giving the protein MPAPQKDGPRANRDIRGVREVQLIDDTGQNRGVMGFFEALQVAEEAGLDLVEIAPNSVPPVCKLLDYGRFRFNEQKKQAEARKRQKTVEVKEIKLRPGIDKHDYEVKMKAVQRFFEEGDKVKVTLRFRGREMAHQDLGLRLLERVKSETQEIAKVESEPQLEGRQMIMILAPR
- a CDS encoding amylo-alpha-1,6-glucosidase; amino-acid sequence: MVATAPDDETLPQYHIEAQTSLVERQLRSLKHGDAFAVLDSYGDIGVFPGPEGLYFQDTRFLSRLELTVEGQRPMLLGSVVQDDNGALSVDLTTPDIRLDAGDETSIPREIIALERTKFLFRGTCYDRIGLRNYDTKPRHLRVALSFDADFRDLFEVRGSDRAHRGTRSVEVTGANEVTYRYDGLDKRLRTTRLRFGPKPARLEAHKAEFEVKLAPGGRASIFVRAICDTVDHSRDGEAVVGSALPFTHAAYPSPRREDGHPKGEGMTFALAYRDARRDLRKATANITTIESSNDQFNEAACRATADLYMLLSRTPNGVYPYAGIPWYSTVFGRDGIITAMMTLWIDPEIAKGVLRHLAATQATTVDPAADAQPGKVLHETRNGEMAILGEVPFKLYYGTIDATPLFVMLAGQYYEQTGDLATIKAIWPNLLAALNWIDEYGDRDKDGFVEYARETEKGLANQGWKDSHDSIFHADGRMAQGPIALCEVQGYVYAAKKGAAKLAALLGDETLSERLKGEAERLRKAFDEKFWLPEIGTYAIALDGEKRPCAVRSSNAGHALFTGIAYPERAESVAAVLMSKDGFNGWGVRTIAVGEARYNPMSYHNGSIWPHDNALVALGLARYGLKAEAARVFEGQHGASLYQEGRRLPELFCGFIQRKQRGPTNYPVACSPQAWAAAAPFAFLAACLGLELRHDRNRIRFRDPILPSFLDDVLIRNLKLGDSHVDLLLHRHGSDVTVNVLRRTGDAQVVLLK